The Algiphilus sp. sequence CCGACCGGCCAGCCCATCGCCGACGTCATCGCCCTGGACGGCGAGCTCCTGATGACCGGCCGCACCGGTTTCTACCGGCGCCCGATGCCCTGACCGACACCGGATGCGGTGTGCGATCGCGTCGTGCGCAGCGCTATCAATCGCCATGGCGCGGTGGCAGAGTGGCCCGCAGACGCCGGGCCCGGCAAGCGAACGCGCGCGCGGCGCGCTCGAGGATGATCCACGATGGCAGAACGATCGGTTTCCACCAGCAGCGCCAAGCCGAGAGACACCCGCAACCGCAAGCCCGGTGACGGCAACGAGCCGCCGCCGCTGCCGTCGGGACTGGTCGCGGTCGGCCGCTACATGGGGCAGGTCGGACGGCGCATTCCGGTCGTCAATGCGATGGAGCGCCGCGCGCGCGCCATCGAGGAGCGCGTGCTCACCGGCCTGGGCGAACGCATGCAGCGTGCACGCGGCGGGGGCGAGAGCGGCAGCAGTGGCGGCAGCCGGGAAGGCGCCGAGCGCACGCAGCGGACGCAGCGCGCGTTCTACGTGCCGGTGCACGAGCCGCCGCAGCGCCTGCTGTCCGATCTGCTCGCCATCGCCGCCCGACAGGACGAGCACGATGCGCGCGAGTACCTGTTCACCGCGACGCTGCGCGAACTGACGCCGGACGAGGCTCGCCTGATGGCCGCACTGTCCGATGGAAAGTCACGGGCGATCCTCCACATCAATGCGACCGGAAACCGCTTGGCGGGGCCGTCGGAGCGGGTCGCCGGCTATCTGAGCACGCTGGGTGATGAAGCGGACGTCCGGTTGCCGGATCGCATCGGGCACTACCTCGGCCGGATGGTCGACAAGGGGTTGGTCGTGGAGGGCGCCCCCACGGCCGAAAGCAAGGCCTACCAGGGGAGTCTGCTCGCCAGCACGGTGGTCACGCGCGAGCTCGAACGCCTGAGACAGGCCCGCATCCGCCCCAAGCTGGTGCACGGCAGCGTTGCGCTCAGTCGATTCGGGCGGGAACTCTGGGCCCACTGCGACGACGGCGGGCTGGGTGCGAAGGTCGGCGAGGAACGGCGCATCGCGCAGGATGCCTGAGTGGTCAGGCGCTTCCGGCGCTGAGACACGAATTAACCAATAGTTCGGTAACAACCGACGATACCGCGAAAATTACTACACGGCCGGCTGGCACTGCTCCGCGACCGTGCAGTATATTGCCGTGATAGCTGAGGCGAACGAGCGACGATTCCGCTGAGCAGGACGGACGTCGCGGCCCCCCCCAACCCCGCACCCAGCAGCCCATCAATGGCGCAACCGCAAACCCCCGCAATGCAACCTACTGAACGTTCGGACGATAAACCGAAGAAGCGCAAGCGCGTCCCGCGCGCCGTGCGCGAGCCCCAGATGCTGGATGCCGCGACCGAGGTGTTCAGCGAACGCGGATTCCACGCCGCATCGATGGACGACATTGCAGCCCGCGTCGAAGTCACCAAGCCGATGCTCTACGCGTACTTC is a genomic window containing:
- a CDS encoding Abi-alpha family protein, which gives rise to MAERSVSTSSAKPRDTRNRKPGDGNEPPPLPSGLVAVGRYMGQVGRRIPVVNAMERRARAIEERVLTGLGERMQRARGGGESGSSGGSREGAERTQRTQRAFYVPVHEPPQRLLSDLLAIAARQDEHDAREYLFTATLRELTPDEARLMAALSDGKSRAILHINATGNRLAGPSERVAGYLSTLGDEADVRLPDRIGHYLGRMVDKGLVVEGAPTAESKAYQGSLLASTVVTRELERLRQARIRPKLVHGSVALSRFGRELWAHCDDGGLGAKVGEERRIAQDA